TTCGCGGTCGCGACCAGGAACAGCCCGCCGAGCACCACGATCGCGGCCGCCGCGACGAGCAGCCACACCAGCACCGTCACGCCGGCTCCCGCTCGCCCGCCGCGACCAGCCGGGGGTCCGCCGCGATGGCCGTCTCGTACACCCGCAGCACCTGCGTGACCACGACTCCCCAGTCGTACGCCGTCACGCGCTCGCCCGCCGCGGCCGCGAGCGACGCCCGGTGCGCCGGGTCGCCCAGCAGTTCGCGCAGGCCGTCGGCGAGGGAGGCCGGGTCGCCGGTCAGGTGGAGCATTCCGGCATTGCCGTCGTCGAGGACGCGACGGAACGAATCGAGGCCGCTGGCGAGCACCGGAGTGCCCGCGGCCATCGCCTCGGTGAGGATCATCCCGAAGCTCTCGCCGCCGGTGTTGGGCGCGCAGTAGACGTCGACACTGCGCAGTGCCCGGGCCTTGGTCTCGTCGTCGACCTGGCCCAGCAGGTCGATGTGCGGCCACAGGTCCGGTCCGGCCATCTTCCGCAGCTGGTCCGGCTCGCCGCGGCCGACCACGAGCAACCGCAGGTCCTCGAATTCCGGCAGCAGCCGCCGCGCGGCCTCCAGCAGTACGTCCATGCCCTTGCGCGGTTCGGTGAACCGCCCGACGAACCCGATCGTCCCGCCCGCGCGCGGATAGCCGTCCAGCGGCAGCGCCCGGGAGAAGAAGCCGACGTCCACGCCGTTCGGGATCTCCACCGCGTCGCCGCCCGCGTGCTCCACCTGCACGCGCCGGGCCAGCGCGGACACCGCGATCCGCGCGGTGATCTTCTCCAGCA
The nucleotide sequence above comes from Amycolatopsis sp. AA4. Encoded proteins:
- a CDS encoding glycosyltransferase family 4 protein, with the protein product MKIGIVCPYSFDVPGGVQGHVIDLARALLERGHRVSVLAPADEDAQVPDFVHPAGKALGIPYNGSVARLQFGPVSYARVRRWIRDNGFDVLHLHEPAAPSLSLLALKVADGPIVATFHTATTRSRTLAAFQPVLRPLLEKITARIAVSALARRVQVEHAGGDAVEIPNGVDVGFFSRALPLDGYPRAGGTIGFVGRFTEPRKGMDVLLEAARRLLPEFEDLRLLVVGRGEPDQLRKMAGPDLWPHIDLLGQVDDETKARALRSVDVYCAPNTGGESFGMILTEAMAAGTPVLASGLDSFRRVLDDGNAGMLHLTGDPASLADGLRELLGDPAHRASLAAAAGERVTAYDWGVVVTQVLRVYETAIAADPRLVAAGEREPA